A stretch of Ciona intestinalis unplaced genomic scaffold, KH HT000019.2, whole genome shotgun sequence DNA encodes these proteins:
- the LOC100177801 gene encoding mediator of RNA polymerase II transcription subunit 31-like → MAQQLPAMLGQKSINLNDDSVRFQVELEFVQCLSNPNYLNFIAQRGYFKESTFVNYLEYLLYWKEPEYVKYLRYPQCLHMLELLQHQEFRNELVNAPCAKFIEDQMLLHWQFYTRKRIRVQQSMVEQARQTGQNNENRGVLNQPQQKT, encoded by the exons ATGGCGCAACAATTGCCTGCAATGCTTGGGCAAAAGTCAATTAACCTAAACGACGATTCTGTACGTTTTCAAGTCGAATTAGAATTCGTACAATGTCTCTCTAACCCCAATTATCTAAATTTTATCGCCCAACGGGGATATTTCAAG GAATCCACATTTGTAAACTACCTTGAGTATTTACTATACTGGAAAGAGCCGGAATACGTGAAGTATCTTCGCTACCCACAATGCCTTCACATGCTTGAGCTTTTACAACACCAGGAGTTTAGAAATGAGCTGGTTAACGCACCATGCGCAAAGTTTATCGAAGACCAGATGTTACTACATTGGCAGTTTTACACAAGGAAGAGAATTCGAGTACAGCAGAGCATGGTCGAACAAGCGAGACAAACCGGACAAAACAACGAAAACAGAGGCGTTTTAAATCAACCACAACAgaaaacttaa